The following are encoded in a window of Echeneis naucrates chromosome 19, fEcheNa1.1, whole genome shotgun sequence genomic DNA:
- the LOC115060167 gene encoding neurexophilin-1-like, protein MEMFAAHCFLWILLKGAICLLVLGHHTVDFTFDKRASPEVNKNLAPSLQKSLPLDTQSLIQHTKLPISPFIPVSKQGLWGVLRGSSHSYSNPPLKVKLQPITKVHGTSKFSRMFSWGDFYSNIKTVKLNLLIMGKIVDHGNGSLGVYFRHNSTGEGNVSVSLVPPKKELEFDLERQSVVNPKDSKTFNCRLDYEKTERNKKVILCNYDPSKRCAQEQAQSHANWICSKPFQVICIYVSFYSTDYRLVQKVCPDNNYQNPRAHLTTG, encoded by the exons ATGGAGATGTTTGCCGCTCATTGCTTTTTGTGGATACTTCTGAAAGGAGCCATTTGTTTG TTGGTTCTTGGACATCATACTGTTGACTTTACCTTCGACAAGAGGGCATCGCCTGAAGTCAACAAAAATCTCGCACCTTCTTTACAAAAGAGCTTGCCACTAGACACTCAGAGTCTGATTCAACACACCAAATTACCCATCAGTCCCTTCATCCCTGTTTCTAAGCAAGGACTTTGGGGAGTACTGAGAGGGAGCTCACACTCGTACTCCAACCCACCCTTAAAGGTCAAGCTTCAGCCGATCACCAAAGTTCATGGAACTTCTAAGTTCTCCAGGATGTTCAGTTGGGGGGACTTTTACTCAAACATCAAGACAGTTAAATTGAATTTGCTGATCATGGGTAAGATCGTGGATCACGGGAACGGCTCTCTTGGCGTCTACTTCCGCCACAATTCCACTGGTGAAGGCAATGTCTCTGTCAGCCTTGTGCCACCAAAGAAAGAGCTGGAATTTGACTTGGAGCGTCAAAGTGTCGTCAACCCCAAAGACTCAAAGACATTCAACTGCAGGTTGGACTACGAGAAAACTGAACGCAACAAGAAGGTGATTTTGTGTAACTATGACCCATCAAAGAGGTGTGCTCAGGAGCAGGCTCAGAGCCACGCCAACTGGATATGCTCCAAACCTTTCCAGGTCATCTGCATCTATGTCTCCTTCTACAGCACAGACTACAGGCTGGTTCAAAAAGTCTGCCCAGACAACAATTACCAGAATCCAAGGGCCCACCTGACCACAggttaa
- the LOC115060166 gene encoding speckle-type POZ protein, whose protein sequence is MSRVPSPPPPAEMSSGPVAESWCYTQIKVVKFSYMWTINNFSFCREEMGEVIKSSTFSSGANDKLKWCLRVNPKGLDEESKDYLSLYLLLVSCPKAEVRAKFKFSILNAKGEETKAMESQRAYRFVQGKDWGFKKFIRRDFLLDEANGLLPDDKLTLFCEVSVVQDSVNISGQNTMNMVKVPDCRLADELGGLWENSRFTDCSLCVAGQEFQAHKAILAARSPVFSAMFEHEMEESKKNRVEINDVEPEVFKEMMCFIYTDKAPNLDKMADDLLAAADKYALERLKVMCEDALCTSLSVENAAEILILADLHSADQLKTQAVDFINYHAAEVMETAGWKSMVGSHPHLVAEAYRSLASAQCPFLGPPRKRLKQS, encoded by the exons ATGTCAAGAGTCCCGAGTCCCCCTCCCCCTGCGGAAATGTCCAGCGGGCCTGTGGCCGAGAGCTGGTGCTACACACAG ATCAAAGTGGTAAAGTTCTCTTACATGTGGACCATCAACAACTTCAGCTTCTGTCGTGAGGAGATGGGCGAGGTTATCAagagctccaccttctcctctggAGCCAATGATAAATTGAAATG GTGTTTACGAGTGAATCCCAAAGGCCTGGATGAGGAGAGCAAAGATTATCTGTCTCTGTACCTGCTGCTGGTCAGCTGTCCAAAGGCCGAAGTGCGTGCCAAGTTCAAGTTCTCCATCCTTAATGCCAAGGGAGAGGAGACCAAAGCCATGG AAAGTCAGAGAGCGTATCGCTTTGTCCAGGGGAAAGACTGGGGCTTTAAAAAGTTTATCCGTCGAGACTTCCTCCTTGATGAAGCAAATGGTCTTTTACCTGACGACAAGCTCACGCTCTTCTGTGAG GTGAGTGTGGTGCAGGACTCTGTTAACATATCTGGGCAGAACACCATGAACATGGTGAAGGTGCCAGACTGTCGGCTAGCAGATGAGCTGGGAGGCCTGTGGGAGAACTCGCGCTTTACAGACTGTTCCCTGTGTGTGGCCGGCCAGGAATTCCAGGCCCACAAAGCCATCCTGGCAG CACGGTCTCCCGTATTCAGCGCCATGTTTGAGCATGAAATGGAGGAAAGCAAAAAG AACCGTGTGGAGATAAATGACGTGGAGCCTGAGGTTTTCAAAGAGATGATGTGCTTCATTTACACAGACAAAGCTCCCAATCTGGACAAGATGGCAGATGACTTGCTGGCAGCAGCTGACaag TATGCTCTGGAAAGACTGAAGGTCATGTGTGAGGACGCTCTGTGCACCAGTCTGTCTGTGGAAAATGCTGCTGAGATCCTCATCCTTGCAGACCTGCACAGTGCCGACCAGCTCAAAACGCAGGCAGTCGACTTCATTAACTA CCACGCTGCAGAGGTGATGGAGACCGCTGGATGGAAATCAATGGTAGGATCTCATCCTCATCTGGTGGCTGAAGCTTACCGCTCCCTGGCTTCAGCTCAGTGCCCATTCCTCGGACCGCCACGCAAGCGCCTGAAACAATCTTAA